In the Arcobacter sp. F155 genome, one interval contains:
- the gpmI gene encoding 2,3-bisphosphoglycerate-independent phosphoglycerate mutase: protein MTKKAILIITDGIGHNESDKFNAFTNATTPTYDNLFKNVPYSLIHTYGDHVGLPNGQMGNSEVGHMTIGSGRVLYQDLVKINMAIENDNLKDNEVLKTTIDSSNNIHLLGLISDGGVHSHINHIIALAKIAKNKNKKVFIHVITDGRDVAPNCANKYIQQLVDICDDDIKIATVAGRYFTMDRDNRWERVQKGHDVIAFANPKTSTNILEYLENSYKNEVFDEFIEPTAFDGYEGLEENDGIIFCNFRSDRMREISTAIANKDFSEFKRFEGNLNIATMTQYDKNLPLPILFPKETPKNTLAEVISNAGLSQVHTAETEKYAHVTFFFNGGVEEPMLNESRVLIPSPDVATYDLKPEMSAPEVSVEVQKSMDNETDFIVVNFANGDMVGHTGVYEAGVKAVEAVDKELGKIFEKAKELNYSVVLTSDHGNCEMMKDESGKTLTNHTVGDVYCFVMADNVSKVNEGSLNNIAPTILKLMNLDIPEEMDEALV, encoded by the coding sequence ATGACAAAAAAAGCAATATTGATAATTACAGATGGAATTGGACACAATGAATCTGACAAGTTTAATGCATTTACAAATGCTACTACACCTACTTATGATAACTTATTCAAGAATGTTCCTTACTCATTAATTCATACTTATGGAGATCATGTTGGATTACCAAATGGACAAATGGGTAACTCAGAAGTTGGACATATGACTATTGGAAGTGGAAGAGTTTTATACCAAGATTTAGTAAAAATAAATATGGCTATTGAAAACGATAATTTAAAAGACAATGAAGTTCTTAAAACAACAATAGATTCATCTAATAATATTCATCTTCTTGGATTAATTAGTGATGGTGGTGTTCACTCTCATATTAATCATATTATTGCCTTAGCAAAAATTGCAAAAAATAAAAATAAAAAAGTATTTATTCACGTAATTACAGATGGAAGAGATGTAGCTCCTAACTGTGCAAATAAATATATCCAACAGCTTGTAGATATCTGTGATGATGATATTAAAATTGCAACTGTAGCTGGAAGATATTTTACAATGGATAGAGACAATAGATGGGAAAGAGTTCAAAAGGGTCATGATGTTATTGCATTTGCAAACCCAAAAACATCTACAAATATTTTAGAATATCTAGAAAATTCATATAAAAATGAAGTATTTGATGAATTTATTGAGCCAACTGCATTTGATGGATATGAAGGTTTAGAAGAGAATGATGGTATTATTTTCTGTAACTTTAGATCTGATAGAATGAGAGAAATATCAACTGCAATTGCAAATAAAGATTTCTCTGAATTTAAAAGATTTGAAGGTAATCTAAATATTGCAACTATGACACAATATGATAAAAACTTACCTCTTCCTATACTATTTCCTAAAGAGACTCCTAAAAATACTTTAGCAGAAGTTATTTCAAATGCAGGATTATCACAAGTTCACACAGCAGAAACAGAAAAGTATGCACACGTGACTTTCTTCTTTAATGGTGGAGTTGAAGAACCTATGTTAAATGAAAGTAGAGTTTTAATTCCATCACCAGATGTTGCTACATATGATTTAAAACCAGAGATGAGTGCGCCTGAAGTAAGTGTTGAAGTTCAAAAATCAATGGACAATGAAACAGACTTTATTGTTGTAAATTTTGCAAATGGAGATATGGTTGGACATACTGGTGTTTATGAAGCTGGTGTTAAAGCTGTTGAAGCAGTAGATAAAGAGCTTGGAAAAATCTTTGAAAAAGCAAAAGAGCTTAATTATAGTGTTGTTTTAACAAGTGACCATGGTAACTGTGAAATGATGAAAGATGAGTCAGGAAAAACTTTAACAAATCATACTGTTGGTGATGTATATTGTTTTGTTATGGCTGATAATGTAAGTAAAGTAAATGAAGGTAGTTTAAATAATATTGCACCTACAATTCTTAAACTTATGAATTTAGATATTCCAGAAGAAATGGATGAGGCCTTAGTTTAA